One part of the Desulfonema ishimotonii genome encodes these proteins:
- a CDS encoding PAS domain-containing protein, whose translation MKMDAKNIMDKFKLLYEVFQTLPIPLIGVNSDQEIIMVNRAAQKLPVETIPLKVGKKAFEYLPDYITGRIAVSLRTNVNWSISKCALWGGYYRLECFPFSKHLCREGVLLILNPE comes from the coding sequence ATGAAGATGGATGCAAAAAATATTATGGATAAATTCAAACTCCTTTATGAGGTATTCCAAACCCTGCCCATACCGCTGATCGGCGTCAATTCCGACCAGGAGATTATCATGGTGAACCGGGCCGCTCAGAAGCTGCCGGTTGAAACAATTCCATTGAAGGTCGGGAAAAAAGCGTTTGAGTATTTGCCGGATTACATCACGGGGAGAATTGCGGTATCCCTCCGCACCAATGTCAACTGGTCTATTTCCAAATGCGCGTTGTGGGGCGGATATTACCGACTGGAATGCTTTCCGTTTTCAAAACACCTCTGCCGGGAAGGCGTCCTGCTGATCCTGAATCCTGAATAG
- a CDS encoding AMP-binding protein: MKREALRAITLGQILDEAIANHPDNEAIVYVDRDFRLTYREFGEVVDRLAKGLMALGIRKGEKVAIWATNVPYWVALQFATAKIGATLLTVNTNYKTSELAYLLRQSDAENIFIIDGFRDTDYVQTLYELVPELKTQERGYLKSDEYPSLRRVFFLGQEKHRGMYSVPEIMALSVMVSDNDYSARQAEPDPHDVVNMQYTSGTTGFPKGVMLTHANIGNNGYWIGENQLFTHKDRVCIPVPLFHCFGCVLGVLAAVTHAATMVLLENFEPIHIMASVEQERCTALYGVPTMFIAVLHHRLFSKFDYGTLRTGIMAGSPCPIEVMKEVIEKMNMTDITICYGLTEASPVMTQTRVDDELRYRVESVGRAMPEIEIKIVNPETREILPPGQQGEVCCRGYNIMKGYYKMPEATALAIDDEGWLHSGDLGVMDEKGYLAITGRHKDMIIRGGENIYPREIEEFLFQMEGVADVQVAGVPSPKYGEEIGAFVKLKGGYSYEPEDIKDFCRGKISHYKIPRYVVFVDEYPLTASGKVQKYKLRDMSVQLFPDRR, from the coding sequence ATGAAAAGAGAGGCATTAAGAGCGATTACGCTGGGACAGATCCTGGATGAGGCCATAGCAAACCATCCCGACAATGAGGCCATTGTCTACGTGGACCGGGATTTCCGCCTGACCTACAGGGAATTCGGCGAAGTGGTGGACAGACTGGCAAAGGGGCTGATGGCGCTGGGAATCCGAAAGGGCGAAAAGGTCGCCATCTGGGCCACCAATGTGCCCTACTGGGTGGCGCTCCAGTTTGCCACAGCCAAAATCGGGGCCACCCTGCTGACCGTTAACACCAATTACAAAACCAGTGAGCTGGCCTACCTGCTCAGACAGTCGGATGCTGAAAATATCTTCATCATTGACGGCTTCAGGGACACGGACTACGTTCAGACCCTTTATGAACTGGTGCCGGAACTGAAAACCCAGGAGCGGGGCTACCTGAAAAGCGATGAATATCCCTCTCTCCGACGGGTCTTCTTCCTGGGCCAGGAAAAACACCGGGGCATGTATTCCGTGCCGGAGATCATGGCCCTCAGCGTGATGGTCAGTGATAATGACTACAGCGCCCGTCAGGCCGAACCGGACCCGCACGATGTGGTCAACATGCAGTACACCTCCGGGACCACAGGATTTCCCAAAGGGGTGATGCTGACCCACGCCAACATCGGGAACAACGGCTACTGGATCGGTGAAAACCAGTTGTTTACCCATAAAGACCGCGTCTGCATCCCCGTGCCGCTCTTCCACTGTTTCGGCTGCGTACTGGGCGTTCTGGCGGCGGTCACCCATGCGGCCACAATGGTTCTGCTGGAAAACTTCGAGCCCATACACATCATGGCCTCGGTGGAACAGGAGCGATGTACGGCCCTCTACGGCGTCCCCACCATGTTTATTGCGGTACTCCACCACCGCCTGTTCAGCAAATTTGACTATGGCACGCTGAGGACCGGCATCATGGCAGGCTCGCCCTGTCCCATCGAGGTGATGAAAGAGGTCATTGAAAAAATGAACATGACCGATATCACCATCTGCTACGGCCTGACCGAGGCGTCTCCCGTGATGACCCAGACCCGCGTTGACGACGAACTCCGCTACCGGGTCGAATCCGTGGGACGGGCCATGCCGGAAATAGAGATAAAGATCGTCAACCCGGAAACCCGCGAAATCCTGCCGCCAGGCCAGCAGGGTGAGGTGTGCTGCCGGGGCTACAATATCATGAAAGGCTATTATAAGATGCCCGAAGCCACAGCGCTGGCCATAGACGATGAGGGATGGCTCCATTCCGGCGATCTGGGGGTTATGGATGAAAAGGGGTATCTTGCCATTACCGGACGGCACAAGGACATGATTATCCGGGGCGGCGAAAACATCTACCCCCGTGAGATCGAGGAATTTCTCTTTCAGATGGAAGGGGTGGCCGATGTACAGGTGGCCGGTGTGCCCAGCCCCAAATACGGCGAGGAGATCGGTGCCTTTGTCAAGCTGAAAGGCGGATACAGTTATGAGCCGGAGGATATAAAGGACTTCTGCCGTGGGAAAATCAGCCACTACAAAATTCCCAGGTACGTGGTCTTTGTGGACGAGTATCCCCTCACCGCCAGCGGAAAAGTTCAGAAATACAAGCTCCGGGACATGTCTGTCCAGCTCTTCCCGGACAGAAGATAA
- a CDS encoding IS630 family transposase encodes MRKKRSLNIRTHIFMPEETETLKRYRDGQKDYRLKLRFIALLLIAGNTGTEIVAAAVGKDIRTVETWYGKYLTHGPDALNSFQYQPKRCFLSDDQLADMIAWVKKELPSDTKVICHYIREQTGIAYCQSAVAKLLKKNGLRRLRPKLIPGKPPSEKEQTDFIEKYEKLRKSAADPESGRVVIFCDAMHFVHQTVPATCWGDPSERPVLKANSGRQRLNIMGGYDPVTCKLIHETDEKNCDSEKAIIFFKKLLRTYPKASMIKVFADNATYFHARNTQEWLEKNPRISLYFLPAYAPNLNLIERLWRFAKGKLIRNTYYEKYKTFRCHVFRLLNNIHNYESELSSLMVEKFQIIRQ; translated from the coding sequence ATGAGGAAAAAACGCTCTCTGAATATCAGAACCCATATTTTCATGCCGGAAGAAACCGAAACCCTGAAAAGGTACCGTGACGGCCAGAAGGATTACCGCCTGAAACTCCGCTTCATAGCGCTTCTGCTGATCGCCGGCAATACCGGAACCGAAATTGTGGCCGCGGCAGTCGGAAAAGATATCAGAACCGTGGAAACATGGTACGGAAAATATCTTACGCATGGTCCCGATGCCCTGAATTCCTTTCAGTACCAACCGAAACGGTGCTTTCTGTCAGATGATCAGCTCGCAGACATGATCGCATGGGTGAAAAAAGAACTCCCTTCCGATACGAAAGTCATCTGTCATTATATAAGGGAACAGACCGGGATTGCCTACTGCCAAAGCGCGGTTGCGAAGCTCCTTAAAAAAAACGGACTGAGACGACTCCGTCCGAAGCTGATTCCGGGAAAACCGCCGTCCGAAAAAGAACAAACCGATTTTATTGAAAAATATGAGAAACTCCGCAAATCCGCCGCCGATCCGGAGTCCGGCAGAGTCGTCATTTTCTGCGATGCCATGCACTTCGTTCATCAGACCGTGCCCGCGACATGTTGGGGAGATCCGTCCGAACGACCTGTTTTAAAAGCAAATTCCGGGCGTCAGCGCCTGAATATCATGGGCGGATATGATCCCGTGACCTGTAAGCTGATACATGAGACCGACGAAAAAAACTGTGACTCCGAAAAAGCGATCATTTTTTTCAAAAAACTGCTCAGAACCTATCCGAAAGCCAGTATGATAAAGGTTTTTGCTGATAATGCCACTTATTTTCATGCCCGGAACACACAGGAATGGCTTGAAAAAAATCCCCGGATCAGTTTGTATTTTCTCCCGGCCTATGCTCCGAACCTGAATCTGATCGAACGCCTTTGGCGTTTTGCAAAAGGGAAACTGATCAGAAACACATATTATGAGAAATACAAGACGTTCCGGTGTCATGTTTTTCGTCTTCTGAATAATATACATAATTATGAAAGTGAGTTATCATCTCTTATGGTAGAAAAATTTCAGATAATTCGCCAATAA
- a CDS encoding IS66 family transposase, with protein sequence MVYKESPHADKKGRLNVRSDEIFTEKTCFASLNKAPEHIYRNKDELLLVLERPEIPLHNNASERDIREFVKKRKISGSTRSSPGRRARDTFASLKKTCRKLAISFWEYLKARAKGCYDTVPYLPELIHRHACALVA encoded by the coding sequence ATAGTATACAAGGAATCTCCCCATGCCGATAAAAAGGGACGGCTCAACGTCCGATCTGATGAAATTTTTACGGAAAAAACCTGCTTTGCCAGCCTGAACAAGGCCCCTGAACACATTTACAGGAACAAAGATGAGCTTTTGCTGGTTCTTGAACGGCCGGAGATTCCTCTGCACAATAACGCGAGTGAACGGGATATTCGGGAGTTTGTTAAAAAACGAAAAATCAGTGGTTCAACCCGAAGCTCTCCCGGACGCCGTGCTCGCGACACATTCGCTTCCCTTAAAAAAACATGCCGAAAGCTGGCTATCTCCTTTTGGGAATATTTGAAAGCCCGCGCAAAAGGTTGCTACGATACCGTACCCTACTTGCCGGAGTTGATACACAGACATGCATGCGCTCTGGTCGCATAG
- a CDS encoding transferase, producing the protein MEQLEKLFNRIISRTRINLREFDFDIDAYVQNIIPLEQLTKFYGFYGITAHHPIHFSFKHSNLAGSYFLGKCSTLNSILYKSDIRGDELKLKGETFDAHGTGIVLDEDEMISIKNSLLIKTLVHNFSHDPEKVDLFLIKNTISNAYANIHGAPMDGCFLGPFSTVDLTTLHDCVIGTFSYVQVGTLAHTFVPPGRVWVKNGDVFDFTYQFPEDELKHYIYFKQEEGPVGRFMDFAEDRKPDFQRLYNVVHMESPLEVPLGASINRYSVFQGESHIEENVLVAQRAFIESSWLGKGANAQENCYISDSRLEGYNVTAHGATIIHAHLNQKVFAGFNSFLQGTEKCPLTVGSGCIIMPHTIIHPDAPLEIPPDYLVWGYIRKEEDLADHSISLEELSRVRDKINIGDMRFRGDGSAFVHAFRHRIEHILEANGAYFDGEMNRGHAQKGQNISFNIIQPYPRGPQEGLYPSTEIHP; encoded by the coding sequence ATGGAACAGCTTGAAAAACTCTTTAACCGGATTATAAGCCGCACCAGGATTAACCTTCGGGAATTCGATTTTGATATCGACGCCTATGTCCAAAACATTATTCCGCTGGAACAATTGACAAAATTCTACGGATTTTACGGGATTACCGCCCATCACCCCATCCATTTCAGTTTTAAACACTCCAACCTTGCAGGAAGCTATTTTCTGGGAAAATGCAGCACTCTGAACTCTATCCTCTACAAAAGCGATATCCGGGGAGATGAGCTCAAGCTGAAAGGAGAAACCTTTGACGCGCATGGGACCGGTATCGTCCTGGATGAAGATGAGATGATTTCCATCAAAAACAGCCTGCTGATCAAGACCCTGGTCCATAATTTCTCCCATGACCCCGAAAAGGTGGATCTGTTCCTGATCAAGAACACCATCTCCAACGCTTACGCCAATATCCACGGCGCGCCTATGGACGGCTGTTTTCTGGGCCCTTTCAGCACGGTAGACCTGACCACCCTGCACGACTGCGTCATCGGCACGTTTTCCTATGTACAGGTCGGAACGCTGGCCCATACCTTTGTGCCGCCCGGACGGGTCTGGGTGAAAAACGGGGATGTGTTCGACTTTACCTATCAGTTCCCTGAAGATGAACTCAAACACTACATCTATTTCAAGCAGGAAGAAGGCCCGGTCGGGCGGTTTATGGACTTTGCCGAAGACCGGAAGCCCGATTTCCAGCGCCTGTACAACGTGGTTCACATGGAGTCCCCCCTTGAGGTTCCCCTGGGGGCGTCGATCAACCGGTATTCGGTTTTTCAGGGGGAAAGCCATATTGAAGAGAATGTGCTGGTTGCCCAGCGGGCGTTCATAGAATCCTCATGGCTGGGCAAAGGGGCCAACGCCCAGGAGAACTGCTACATCAGCGACTCCCGGCTTGAGGGGTACAACGTGACCGCCCACGGTGCAACGATCATTCACGCCCATCTCAACCAGAAAGTTTTTGCGGGATTCAACTCCTTTTTGCAGGGAACGGAAAAATGTCCGCTGACCGTCGGATCGGGCTGCATCATCATGCCCCACACCATTATTCATCCGGACGCGCCGCTGGAGATTCCGCCCGATTACCTGGTATGGGGCTATATCAGAAAGGAAGAAGACCTGGCGGATCACAGCATTTCACTTGAAGAGCTTTCCAGAGTCCGGGACAAAATCAATATCGGCGACATGCGGTTCAGGGGGGACGGTTCCGCCTTTGTCCACGCCTTCCGCCATCGTATCGAACATATTCTCGAGGCCAACGGCGCGTATTTCGACGGCGAGATGAACAGGGGCCATGCCCAGAAGGGTCAGAATATTTCCTTTAACATCATTCAGCCTTATCCCAGAGGCCCCCAGGAAGGGCTGTATCCCTCCACCGAAATTCATCCCTGA
- a CDS encoding cupin domain-containing protein produces MKFEKVGQRITKFMEQKGISPEEMVQRTGLEKKFLQLVREEDVYPSLGPLLKIARALGVRLGTFLDDQVSQDPLIIRKSERKGEMSMLRAKDKPVESKFYSLGRGKTDRHMEPFFIEMLPESGKEKKLSSHEGEEFIVVMSGEIEVVYGQDTHTLATGDSIYYNSVVPHHVGCKGEQGASIYAVLYFPE; encoded by the coding sequence ATGAAGTTTGAAAAAGTCGGCCAGCGCATCACGAAATTTATGGAGCAAAAGGGAATCAGCCCGGAGGAAATGGTTCAGCGCACCGGGCTGGAGAAAAAGTTCCTTCAACTGGTCCGGGAGGAAGATGTTTACCCCTCTCTCGGCCCCCTGCTGAAAATTGCCCGCGCCCTGGGCGTCCGCCTGGGCACGTTTCTGGACGATCAGGTCAGCCAGGACCCGCTCATTATCCGAAAATCCGAACGCAAGGGCGAGATGAGTATGCTCCGGGCCAAAGACAAACCGGTGGAATCCAAATTCTATTCCCTGGGCCGGGGCAAGACTGACCGCCATATGGAGCCGTTTTTCATTGAAATGCTGCCCGAATCCGGCAAAGAAAAAAAACTCTCCTCCCATGAAGGCGAGGAGTTTATCGTGGTAATGTCCGGTGAAATCGAAGTGGTTTACGGTCAGGACACCCACACGCTTGCCACCGGAGACAGCATTTACTACAACTCTGTTGTCCCCCATCATGTGGGGTGCAAGGGCGAGCAGGGGGCAAGCATCTACGCAGTACTCTATTTCCCCGAATAG